The genomic stretch GAGGGGAACGGTTACAGCAAGGAATGGAGGGAAGAGGCTGCCCGTCGGGGATTGTCCACGGAGGTGGATTGTATCCCGGCTTTAAAGGCTTATTGCTCGGAGAAGGCCAAGCGATTGTTCGTGGACAACGGGATATTGAGTGAACGGGAGCTAGAAGCGCGTTTCGAGATCAAGAATGAAATTTATTTGAAGAAGTTGCAGATTGAATCCCGTGTTTTGGGGGATCTCGTGTTGAATCATATTATCCCGACGGCGATCACCTATCAGAACACGCTGTTGACGAATGTGACCGCTTTGAAGAATATCCTGCCGGACTACGAGTCCGTGGCCGACGTGCAAATCGAGGCTATCCGCACGATTTCCTATCATATCCGGGAGATACAGACGATGGTGTCCGATATGACGGAAGCTCGCAAGCAGGCCAATGCGATTGCCGATGAAGTGGTGCGGGCCGAGGAATACACGGAAAAAGTCCGTCCTTATCTGGAGAAGATCCGTTATCACGTGGATAAGCTGGAATTGCTCGTGGACGACGAGATCTGGCCGTTGCCGAAATACCGGGAACTGTTGTTCTCTCGGTAGATTTTATACTTGGGTGTACTCGCTGGGTGAAAATCGGGCGAGTTCGCTGTCTCCAAAAAATAAATAAAGATGTAGTGGTGTCCCTTCCGGTTGGTCCCCGGAGGGGATTTCTATAGTTACGCTTTCGTCGCCCCTGCGGGCGGGTATGTCACGAAGTAGACAGGGTGAACGTCGTAGCGTGTCGTAGAAATATCCCACGAACACTTGATCCGAGGCGCTTGCTTTCGGGCAATCGATACCGTTTTCCCAGTTCAAGGTGACCGTCCACCCGTTACGTTCTGAATTGGTGATGACGGGAGCTTCTAGGGTTCCCATGGAAAAACGGAAAGTTTTGAATGCCCATACTCCTTTGCCCGGGAGTAGGCATCCTCCATTGGTTGAATGGAATAAAGAGTCGCTCTTGGAAAACCCTCTCTCTCGGGCTGCGATTCGCCATATTGGCAAGTCCCCGATAGCCCGTTTGTAAATTTTCCACATTTTGCGGGCTTCCGTGAATCGGTCCGTGGTTTGTTTCTCTCCCTCTGTTCTGGACTTTCTGGGGCCCCGGCTGGATTTGCATTTCCGGGCTTTCCCTCCGTACAAAAAATAAGTATACCCGTCGGCTTTAACCGGGCCGTTTGCAAGTAAGGCTAAAAATAGAGGAGAGGTTATGTCCATGTCAATACTGATTTAAAAATGAATAATTAATGAATACCGGTACAATAGTAGTAATAATATTTTGAATAAACAATATCTACACTTTATAAACCTTATTATATATAAGGTTCATATAATGTTTCTATAAGGTATCTATAAGGTTCATAAAGATATTAATTCGGTATTCCTCAAAAAACGAAGATGAATTTTCATTTCAAATTTTATGCTAATTAGCTTTATTTTTGAATTGATTGTCGTATATTGCGGGTCTTAATTAAATAAAAGGATTATGGCGGAATTTGTAAACTCTATTGGTCAGGTGCGGGGAAAATTCGGAAACGTGGTTGCCTATGTGCGGGCTAACGGTAAGAATTATTGTAAGGGAGCGAGTATTTCTCGTAAACCTAGCACGGAGCCGCAAAAGCAACAAGCTGCGGCTTTTGCTGTCGTGGTGAGTAGAAGAGGATGGATGGCTCGGGCGATTCGATTGGGATTTCCGGGAAACCAATACCCGAAAGGCTTTAACGGGTTCACGAGTGCGAACGTGACAACGGCGGTGACGGTTGAAAAGGTTAATCCCATGAAACCGATAGTCCGCTATAAGAAAGCTATCCAGGAATACCGGGGGATTATTGATTACTCGAAACTTCGCGTGGCGGCGGGTGCGCTTGTCAGCCCGGTAGTTGCTTGCGAGGTGGAGTCAGGGAACCGGAAGGTGCATTTCTCGCACCGAAGAATGGCCGTGGAAGCTATAGATTGTTTCTTGGATGACGAGATTTATGGTGTACTTCTTCACGAATCGACACATTCCTGTAAAGTGATGCGATTAGGAATGCGTGGGGAGGATTGGAATGAGAGCATGGATTTCCCGGAAGAGGCAGAAATGGAGGGGCTGGTTGTTTATGTTTTTGCCCGTGCGGCAGATGGGAAGGACACTTCTGACTCGGTGTGTTTAAAATGTAATGGGTAACTTGAAAATTGAAAAACTAGATAAATGGTAAAGAAGGCGGTTATACAGGTTCGGGACACAATGATCCGGACATTACAGGAAAATGGAATAGACTACATCTGTATCACGGATATTGCTCGTCAGAAGAACCCAGTTGAACCTAAAGATGTGGTGAAGAATTGGATGAGGGTAAAGAATACTTTGGAATATCTTGGTCTGTGGGAGAAATTGAATAATCTCAATTTTAAAGGGGTCGAATTCGACCCCCTTTTGAACGAGGCGGGAAACAATGCTTTCACGATGAGTCCGTCTCGTTGGGTGGAAACAACGGGTGCTATTGGTATTATCACGAAAAATGGAGCGGGAGGAGGTACGTACGCCCAAAGGGATATTGCGTTTAAATTTGCCAGTTGGGTTTCCGTGGAATTTGAATTATACTTGATCAAGGAATTCCAGCGTCTGAAAGAACAGGAGCAAGCTCAACTCGGTTGGTCGGCCAAACGGGAACTTTCAAAAATCAACTATCATATCCACACGGATGCGATTAAGCAGAATTTGATCCCGGAAGAACTTTCTCCGACACGGGTTTCTCAAGTGTATGCCAATGAGGCTGACGTGTTGAATGTGGCCATGTTCGGGATGACAGCTTTCGAATGGCGGGAGGCGCATCCGGATTTGAAGGGTAATATTCGGGATTATGCCACGATCAATGAATTGATCTGCCTTTCGAACATGGAAAACTTGAATGCCGTTTTCATCCAGGAAGGTATGGATCAACAAGAGCGTTTGTTGAAATTGAACCGGATTGCCATCCAGCAAATGAGAGTGTTGGCGGATATGGATGGGCGGAAACTGATGAAATAAAAGTAACGCCCGGAGATTTCTCCGGGCGTTATGCTTATTGTTTGAATTTCTTTTAGAACATATAGTCCCACATCGGCAGCAAGATCGGTTTTTGATCTAATGCTTTCAATGCTTTTTCTCCCAAGTATTTTTTGTGAATAACTACCCGGAAGATGTATTCGTCAAACCATTTGTCGGTGAAGGTGAGGTAACCGTTGTGTCCGGCTTGTGGCCCCCAGCTGTTTTCGAATTCCCATTTCGTGGGTTTGCCGTTTGCGTCAACATCCACGGCAACCAATGACATGGCATGAGCGGAACCGCTTTGACGGGTCAGAATACGGGTTTTCTTGTCCATGGAGAAGTCTACACCCATCAATGAATTGTAGTCGTACATTTCCGGGTCAAGAATTCCGGTTTCCCGGTTGAAATATTTGCCCACGTCGCTGGAGGTATACATGGCCTCGTTGCCTTTGATGGAAGCAATGGCAGCTTCTTTGATGTCCTCGTTCGGCAGGTTCAGATATACCCAGTTGATCCCCTCGACGGTGTTCCGGTAGTTCTGAATATCATATACTTTATAATATTCCCGGGTCGGGTCGTTCATGATCATGATGTAATTTTTCGGGCTGTAATCGGCTGGCGTGATCTCCTTGTAGAATTGTTGGGGAGTGTAATTTGCCAGTTCCTTGATTTCCCCGTTTCTATCCTTGTATCTCCAAGTGAATGTGGTTGGTGGTTCGCCTAGGCAAAGAGCCAAGATTCGGTAAATGTCTTTCAGAATAGAAACTTTCTCTGCACGTAGTTCTTTGATCTTTTTGCCTTGAGCGGCCATTTCCCGGATGGTGTAGCCACCCTTGCGGAGACGCTCGTTGATCAATGATCCCATGGCACTCGTGTTGTTCGAGTGAGCGGTTTCCGGCATGACTTCCTTGGGTACAACACCGTATTTTTCTCCCAGGTTATAATAGAGGTTCCATACACCACCATCACCCACGGGAGCTTGGAACATGAAAGTTACGTCCCGGTCATCCAGCGGCTTGTTGGCCGTGGCAATCATGTTTTCCAGGAAAAGATTAGATTTCTCGAACATATCCCAGAAGTAAAGGTAGTTGTGAGAGAAATCGAATCCCGTGAGGTTATATTTCTCGATAATACTCGGGCGTAACACGTTCATGGAGGTAAACATCCAGCAGCGTCCGGAACTTTGCTGATCCGTGATACCCTGTACTTTTACCCGATATTTGAAATAGTGGTCTATTTTTCCTTGAATTTCCCGGTTAAGAGCATTATCCCGGATATTCTTGTCATTGGTCAACACGTTCTGAATGGCTTTCGTGGAAGCGTCTTTCTGGAAGCTCCCCTTGATGTCATTCAGTTCTTTTTCACCGATCGTTTGAGCGCATAATGACGCTCCGATGAATAATAAAGAGCTTGTGAGTAGTGTGATTTTCATTTTATATTCTCATTTTGAATTTTCAATTCTCCATTTCCAATTAGATATGGATTACTTCATCGTAAGCGGCGGCGGCGGCTTCCATCACGGCCTCGCTCATTGTCGGGTGCGGGTGAACCGTTTTGATGATGTCATGAGCGGTCGCTTTTACTTTGCGGGCAAGTACCATCTCGGCGATCATTTCGGTCACGTTCATTCCTACCATGTGAGCTCCCAGCAGGGTGTTGTCGGCAGCATTGAAGATTAATTTGATGAATCCTTCGTTTGCCCCGGCTGCACTCGCTTTACCTGATGCCGTGAATGGGAATTTACCGATCTTGATTTCATAACCGGCTTCCAGTGCTTTTGCCTCGTTCAAACCGACAGATGCTACTTCCGGTGTCGTGTAGGTACATCCGGGGATGTTCGTGTAGTCGATCGGTTCAGTGTGTACGCCAGCGATGTGTTCCACGCAGCAGATAGCCTCGGCAGATGCCACGTGAGCCAGAGCCGGACCGTGAACGATGTCACCGATAGCGTAAACGCCTTCCACGTTCGTGCGGTAGTAGTCGTCTACTTTCACACGACCTCTTTCCATTTCAATATTCAATTCTTCCAGACCGATGTTTTCCACGTTCGGGGCGATACCCACGGCAGACAACACGATCTCAGCCTCGTGTACTTCGATCTCGCCTTTCTTGTTTTTGATGTTCACTTTCAATAGGCCTTCTCCGCTTTCCACGCTTTCCACGGAAGATTTCACCATCACGTCGATACCGGCTTTTTTGAAAGAGCGACCCACTTGTTTAGATACTTCCTCGTCTTCAAGCGGCAGGATAGTCGGCATGAATTCAACCAACAATACTTTGGTACCCATTGCATTGTAGAAGTATGCCAATTCGGAACCGATTGCCCCGGAGCCTACCACGATCATGGATTCCGGCTTGTGGTCAAGAGTTAAGGCCTGACGGTAACCGATAATCCGTTTTCCATCCTGAGGGATATTCGGTAGTTGACGGGAACGTGCGCCCGTGGCTAAAACGATATGTTGAGCCTCGAAAATGGTCTTTTCTCCGGCAGCATTTGTTACCTCTACTGTTTTGTCTGCAGTCAATTTTCCATGACCTTCGATCACGGTGATGTTATTCTTTTTGAATAAGTATTGGATTCCTTTGCTCATCTTGTCGGCAACTCCCCGGCTGCGGGCGATGATGGCATCGAAATCGGGAGTGGCATTCTCGATTTTTACCCCGTAATCTGCGGCGTGATGTGCATATTCCAGCACCTGAGCCGATTTGAGCAAAGATTTCGTGGGAATACATCCCCAGTTCAAGCAAATTCCACCCAGTTCGGCACGTTCTACGACGGCCACGGTCATTCCTAATTGAGACGCACGAATGGCGGCCACGTATCCTCCGGGACCACTACCAATTACGATTAAGTCGTATTTCATTTCTTATATTTTTAATAATGTGAATAATTTTAGTGTTGAATCATCGGGACACAAAATTAGGGGATTTGTTTAGAATAGAAAATAAAATTACTTCAAAAGTCGGTTCTATTGCAAATGTCTGTGTGTTATATATTTTATTTCAGAGGTTTATATGGTCATTTTGGTAAGAGTTGATGTTAATATTTTGGTTTTATAAGTTGAAATAGTATCTTTACACGCTTAAAATTTTATTAGTGTTGAAAATATTTGGTATATGGAGTATTCCGTGGCGTGAATTCATGTCTCTGGTTGTAGATCAAAGGAATATTTCATGTCACTTGGAACATAAAATTGGATATTAATATGAAAGGACTAAAAATTGTTGTTCTTGCTAAGCAGGTTCCCGATACGAGAAACGTGGGGAAAGATGCGATGAAAGCAGACGGAACTGTAAACAGGGCAGCTTTACCTGCCATCTTCAATCCTGAGGATTTAAATGCTTTAGAGCAAGCTTTAAGATTAAAAGATACAATTGAAGGGACGACCGTTCATGTGCTGACGATGGGCCCCGGCCGTGCTGCCGAGATCATCCGTGAGGCTATGTACCGGGGTGCAGATGGAGGTTATTTATTGTCTGATCGTGCTTTTGCCGGTTCGGATACGTTGGCAACTTCTTACGCTTTGTCTTGTGCATTACGTAATTTGGAATATGATCTGATCATTTGCGGTCGTCAGGCTATTGACGGGGATACCGCTCAGGTGGGGCCGCAGGTAGCAGAGAAATTGGCTTTACCGCAGGTCACTTATGCAGAAGAAATTCAAGGCTGTGACGGGAAGATCGTGACGATCAAACGCCGTTTGGAAAGAGGTATTGAAGTGGTGACTTGCCCGATGCCTTGCGTGGTAACCGTGAACGGTTCTGCCGCAGCTTGTCGTCCGAGAAATGCACGTTTCGTGATGAAATACAAAAATGCGAAAGGAACTCAAGAGGCTCAGGATGCTAACGAGGATTATTTTGCACTGGTGAACGAACGCCCGTATTTGAAATTGACCGAATGGAGCGTGAACGATATTCAGAGTAACCCGGAAGATCTCGGTTTGAGCGGATCACCAACCAAGGTGAAGAATATCGAGAGTGTGGTATTCCAAGCTAAAGAGGCCAAAGTACTTACCGGCACGGATGCTGAATTGGATGCCATGATGAAAGAGTTGATAACGAACCATACAATCGGGTAATTTTAGATTTTAAATTGTAAATTTTAAATTGAAGAGTATTAAAACGAGGCAATTTGAATTTATAGAATCTAAAATCTAAAATCTAAAATTTTAAATGATATGAACAGTGTATTTGTATATTGCGAAATAGAAGAGGGAACGGTTGCCGACGTGAGTCTCGAATTATTGACCAAAGGACGTGCCCTTGCAACAAAACTTGGCGTGAAGTTGGAGGCTATCGCTTTAGGCGAAGGATTGAAAAATATTGAAAAACAAGTATTCCCTTATGGTGTGGACGTGCTTTGGGTTGGTGACGATGCTCGACTGGCTCCTTACACGACGTTACCTCACACGAAGATGTTGGTACGTTTGTTTGACGCCGAGAAACCACAGGTGGCTTTGATGGGAGCTACCAGCGTGGGACGTGATTTGGGACCTCGCGTGTCTTCTGCGTTACATAGCGGTTTGACGGCAGACTGTACGAGTCTTGAAATTGGTGAATATACCGACGCCAAGAGCGGGAAAAAATACGAGAATTTGTTATACCAGATTCGTCCGGCCTTTGGAGGAAACATCGTGGCCACGATCGTGAACCCGGAATGTCGTCCGCAGATGGCCACGGTTCGCGAGGGTGTGATGAAGAAAGAAATCTTCAATCTTCAACATCAGGGAGAAGTGAAGAAATTGAACGTGGACGAGTATCTGGATGATACCGACTTGGTGGTAAAGGTGATCGAGCGTCACATGGAGAAATCCAAAGTGAATATTAAGGCTGCTCCGATCATTGTTGCCGGTGGGTACGGAGTAGGTTCCAAGGAGAACTTTAACTTATTATACGAGCTGGCCGCTGTTTTAGGCGGGGAAGTGGGTGCTTCTCGTGCCGCTGTTGATGCCGGGTTCTGCGAACATGAACGTCAGATCGGACAGACAGGAACAACGGTTCGTCCGAAATTATATATTGCTTGCGGTAT from Butyricimonas virosa encodes the following:
- a CDS encoding KilA-N domain-containing protein codes for the protein MVKKAVIQVRDTMIRTLQENGIDYICITDIARQKNPVEPKDVVKNWMRVKNTLEYLGLWEKLNNLNFKGVEFDPLLNEAGNNAFTMSPSRWVETTGAIGIITKNGAGGGTYAQRDIAFKFASWVSVEFELYLIKEFQRLKEQEQAQLGWSAKRELSKINYHIHTDAIKQNLIPEELSPTRVSQVYANEADVLNVAMFGMTAFEWREAHPDLKGNIRDYATINELICLSNMENLNAVFIQEGMDQQERLLKLNRIAIQQMRVLADMDGRKLMK
- a CDS encoding aminopeptidase C; translated protein: MKITLLTSSLLFIGASLCAQTIGEKELNDIKGSFQKDASTKAIQNVLTNDKNIRDNALNREIQGKIDHYFKYRVKVQGITDQQSSGRCWMFTSMNVLRPSIIEKYNLTGFDFSHNYLYFWDMFEKSNLFLENMIATANKPLDDRDVTFMFQAPVGDGGVWNLYYNLGEKYGVVPKEVMPETAHSNNTSAMGSLINERLRKGGYTIREMAAQGKKIKELRAEKVSILKDIYRILALCLGEPPTTFTWRYKDRNGEIKELANYTPQQFYKEITPADYSPKNYIMIMNDPTREYYKVYDIQNYRNTVEGINWVYLNLPNEDIKEAAIASIKGNEAMYTSSDVGKYFNRETGILDPEMYDYNSLMGVDFSMDKKTRILTRQSGSAHAMSLVAVDVDANGKPTKWEFENSWGPQAGHNGYLTFTDKWFDEYIFRVVIHKKYLGEKALKALDQKPILLPMWDYMF
- the lpdA gene encoding dihydrolipoyl dehydrogenase; its protein translation is MKYDLIVIGSGPGGYVAAIRASQLGMTVAVVERAELGGICLNWGCIPTKSLLKSAQVLEYAHHAADYGVKIENATPDFDAIIARSRGVADKMSKGIQYLFKKNNITVIEGHGKLTADKTVEVTNAAGEKTIFEAQHIVLATGARSRQLPNIPQDGKRIIGYRQALTLDHKPESMIVVGSGAIGSELAYFYNAMGTKVLLVEFMPTILPLEDEEVSKQVGRSFKKAGIDVMVKSSVESVESGEGLLKVNIKNKKGEIEVHEAEIVLSAVGIAPNVENIGLEELNIEMERGRVKVDDYYRTNVEGVYAIGDIVHGPALAHVASAEAICCVEHIAGVHTEPIDYTNIPGCTYTTPEVASVGLNEAKALEAGYEIKIGKFPFTASGKASAAGANEGFIKLIFNAADNTLLGAHMVGMNVTEMIAEMVLARKVKATAHDIIKTVHPHPTMSEAVMEAAAAAYDEVIHI
- a CDS encoding electron transfer flavoprotein subunit beta/FixA family protein; this encodes MKGLKIVVLAKQVPDTRNVGKDAMKADGTVNRAALPAIFNPEDLNALEQALRLKDTIEGTTVHVLTMGPGRAAEIIREAMYRGADGGYLLSDRAFAGSDTLATSYALSCALRNLEYDLIICGRQAIDGDTAQVGPQVAEKLALPQVTYAEEIQGCDGKIVTIKRRLERGIEVVTCPMPCVVTVNGSAAACRPRNARFVMKYKNAKGTQEAQDANEDYFALVNERPYLKLTEWSVNDIQSNPEDLGLSGSPTKVKNIESVVFQAKEAKVLTGTDAELDAMMKELITNHTIG
- a CDS encoding electron transfer flavoprotein subunit alpha/FixB family protein; translated protein: MNSVFVYCEIEEGTVADVSLELLTKGRALATKLGVKLEAIALGEGLKNIEKQVFPYGVDVLWVGDDARLAPYTTLPHTKMLVRLFDAEKPQVALMGATSVGRDLGPRVSSALHSGLTADCTSLEIGEYTDAKSGKKYENLLYQIRPAFGGNIVATIVNPECRPQMATVREGVMKKEIFNLQHQGEVKKLNVDEYLDDTDLVVKVIERHMEKSKVNIKAAPIIVAGGYGVGSKENFNLLYELAAVLGGEVGASRAAVDAGFCEHERQIGQTGTTVRPKLYIACGISGQIQHTAGMEESSMVIAINTDANAPINKFADYVITGDLNVVIPKMIQYYKKNSK